In Rosa chinensis cultivar Old Blush chromosome 1, RchiOBHm-V2, whole genome shotgun sequence, a genomic segment contains:
- the LOC112196298 gene encoding MATH domain and coiled-coil domain-containing protein At3g58250 translates to MGKNEENDLQSGTFTWKIDEFSKLNADKCYSEVFVIGGFKWRVSLYPKGNTVENFISMYMEVADSSTLPSGWTRYAKFSLTLVNQLDRILSITKDTEHEFNANENDWGFTRFTPLSEIHERDLVNDICIVEANVSVRKGDIKIIDNETGELMDFKGLGRIELAFHPLLEEVCLLHPSLIECQQRRSRTFVECAFTTLGRLLHFLKTTKVKDLNQDGYERLQILWDELESFKFDLTWLQPHVQSVFGMKNMTGRVDRMREDVNVLESEIRRRRAMLAAAEVDLERAKEDLVKAEQGFKKIGDVDCVIDYPLA, encoded by the exons ATGGGGAAGAATGAAGAAAATGATCTTCAATCAGGAACTTTTACATGGAAAATCGATGAATTCTCCAAGTTGAATGCTGACAAGTGTTATTCTGAAGTTTTTGTTATTGGCGGTTTCAAATG GCGGGTCTCTCTATATCCAAAGGGGAACACAGTAGAAAACTTCATATCCATGTATATGGAGGTTGCAGATTCCTCAACATTGCCTTCTGGGTGGACTAGATATGCCAAATTCAGTTTGACCTTGGTTAATCAACTTGATAGAATCCTGTCAATCACTAAAG ACACTGAGCATGAGTTCAATGCAAATGAGAATGACTGGGGATTCACGAGATTCACGCCTTTAAGTGAGATCCATGAAAGAGATCTTGTGAATGATATTTGTATTGTTGAAGCCAATGTTTCAGTTCGTAAGGGTGATATTAAAATCATAGACAATGAAACTGGCGAGCTTATGGATTTTAAGGGTTTAGGACGAATAGAGTTAGCTTTTCATCCACTGCTAGAGGAAGTATGTTTGTTGCACCCTTCTTTGATTGAGTGCCAACAGAGGAGGAGTCGTACATTTGTCGAATGTGCATTCACAACATTGGGCCGACTCTTACATTTCCTAAAGACTACAAAGGTGAAGGATTTGAACCAAGATGGCTATGAGAGGCTTCAAATTTTATGGGATGAGCTCGAAAGCTTCAAGTTTGACTTGACTTGGCTGCAGCCTCATGTTCAATCTGTTTTTGGTATGAAGAACATGACCGGAAGAGTTGATAGAATGAGAGAAGATGTCAATGTTTTGGAGAGTGAAATCAGGAGGCGGAGGGCTATGCTAGCAGCTGCAGAGGTTGACCTTGAGAGAGCGAAAGAAGATTTGGTAAAGGCAGAACAAGGGTTTAAAAAGATAGGTGATGTGGATTGTGTAATAGACTATCCGTTGGCTTGA